One window of Branchiostoma lanceolatum isolate klBraLanc5 chromosome 6, klBraLanc5.hap2, whole genome shotgun sequence genomic DNA carries:
- the LOC136436816 gene encoding ankyrin repeat domain-containing protein 50-like isoform X1: MVQQRGDPPTSFADGVNADRTGERSSPERCGTPFPTGIARNIPIMAHSLLQGKRFYCREWAFNKLLHSLENRQAAKTCGALVMGGPGSGKTALSTELVWPTNKDGKQRILHRRLLAYHFCQAHDVRTLSVAEFVLRIVEQLSKSLEIEEYAEKVKDPAIQAVLQPAQVELSPDEAFKRGVLLPLLGINPPTHNCFILVDSVDESYLLETDDKTEGSKTIAELLARHHELFPPWCLLVCSSRKQSKSVNRLFTGFRKVSLDDLRKSHAVRDVQQYILARLDNEEALRVHLNRDTAEMLNQLHIKSNGCFLYLEKVLDGVAENFIMLREIKDIPGTLNGLYLWLCQRLFVKRQFVKIQPILNVMLAARRPLTEMELFDCAWTRNTALTLEEFQRRMDLMSRILLTGRGNTCILFHHSFAEWLLDVKHCTQKYLCNAAEGHGMLAMKYTLFARSLAPIEVQEFAAHLVKSNLVPPLESYHLALWLIWSGAPVKDSLQDGCPLNKRVTNLLLTSGACVDGSPQHGKCRTLSNRSREEEESVREMLENGATINQVDANGRTLLCNAAYHGNLQICEMLIARGADLEVEDKSGQTALNLGARQGHEQIVRTLLRHGANPNHMDHDGWTPLRSAAWGGQGGVVSALLQAGASVDFADTDRRTALRAASWGGHEEAVSKLLEHGADVNKADNEGRTALIAAAYMGHKEIVEHLLNHGAEIDHEDLDGRTALSVAALCAPASQGHADVVELLIDRGANVNHEDKEGMTPLLVAAYENHTDVIELLLENDADVDHSDNNGRTPLLAAASMGHAQVVHQLLFWGAAVDSIDTEGRTVLSIASAQGSVEVVHLLLQRGLDEMHRDNAGWTPLHMAAFEGHKEVCELLTEQGARTSEADNDGRQALILAAQEGHIDSIKLLLEYGADIDHMAHDGRNALRVAAIEGHKDIIQMLIEGGSEVNLADGEGRTTLYILALENKLEMAELLLKHNAYVDSTDLEGRSPLHVASWQGHTDMVQLLLDNGAKVNGMDNERRTALQSAAWQGHAKVVKTLLERGADVDHTCNQGATALCIAAQEGHIEVVKALMQYGANPHHADQCGRTPMRVAIKGGHHNIKKLLESVGAPSTNGYKDMGTRRSTSSCATSTSSGSGTRNMSGVATNGAVASSSSPSESPDSTIDRCKSSSISNQSSKSSSNLTSSTVSTIPISESQQGLTFTQEIQSTMSRSRREKPERPTHLPVKSKYGNSLQKDKHIKDTIVEIPLTSFDSHLNNNNSNSPKQTKKLPRNKSQPVINTSPKRPDLTRQTSCPSPLKNFVNGKSNSSPAENKVKRNGIVTNPNCSPYRKSPNPLTDTYVSQRRMSDLEFKQAVKISFEGPTTRNGFKKETPL; this comes from the exons ATGGTTCAACAACGCGGTGACCCGCCGACTTCCTTTGCCG ACGGTGTGAACGCTGACAGGACTGGGGAGAGGTCGTCACCCGAGCGCTGTGGGACTCCCTTCCCGACTGGAATCGCACGGAATATCCCCATCATGGCGCATAGTTTACTGCAGGGAAAGCGGTTCTACTGCCGAGAATGGGCCTTCAACAAGCTCCTACATTCGCTTGAGAACCGGCAAGCGGCCAAAACATGCGGGGCGCTAGTCATGGGAGGGCCGGGGAGCGGCAAGACCGCCCTGAGTACCGAGCTCGTCTGGCCGACCAACAAGGACGGGAAACAACGCATCCTACACAGAAGACTTTTGGCTTATCATTTCTGCCAGGCCCACGATGTTCGCACGCTGTCTGTCGCAGAATTCGTGCTCAGAATCGTAGAACAGTTGTCAAAATCACTGGAGATAGAGGAGTACGCGGAAAAGGTGAAAGACCCCGCGATCCAAGCCGTGCTGCAGCCGGCGCAAGTCGAGCTCAGCCCCGACGAGGCCTTCAAGCGGGGCGTGCTTCTACCGCTCCTCGGGATCAACCCACCCACGCACAACTGTTTCATTCTTGTGGACTCAGTTGACGAATCTTATCTCCTTGAAACCGACGATAAGACCGAAGGGAGCAAGACAATCGCGGAACTGTTGGCCCGCCATCACGAACTTTTCCCCCCATGGTGTCTCCTGGTTTGTTCGTCACGAAAGCAGAGCAAATCCGTCAACCGGCTGTTCACTGGCTTCAGAAAGGTCAGCTTGGACGACCTGAGAAAATCCCATGCTGTACGCGATGTGCAACAGTACATCCTTGCCAGGCTGGACAACGAAGAAGCACTCCGTGTGCACCTCAATAGAGACACAGCAGAAATGCTCAACCAACTGCACATCAAGAGCAACGGATGTTTCCTGTACCTGGAAAAGGTGCTGGATGGAGTGGCTGAGAACTTCATCATGTTGAGAGAAATCAAGGACATTCCTGGGACCCTCAATGGATTGTACCTTTGGCTCTGTCAACGTTTGTTTGTCAAAAGGCAGTTTGTGAAAATCCAGCCAATACTGAATGTGATGCTGGCCGCGAGAAGACCGCTGACAGAAATGGAACTGTTTGACTGCGCGTGGACACGTAACACGGCCCTGACACTGGAGGAATTCCAGCGAAGGATGGACCTGATGTCTCGCATCCTCCTCACAGGCAGAGGTAACACCTGCATTCTGTTTCATCATAGTTTTGCTGAGTGGTTGCTCGATGTGAAACACTGTACCCAGAAGTATTTGTGCAATGCGGCGGAGGGACATGGCATGCTGGCAATGAAGTACACATTGTTTGCACGTAGCCTTGCTCCAATAGAGGTGCAAGAGTTCGCCGCTCACCTGGTCAAGAGCAATCTTGTCCCTCCACTTGAAAGTTACCACCTTGCGCTATGGTTGATCTGGAGTGGTGCCCCAGTCAAGGATAGCTTGCAGGACGGTTGCCCGTTGAACAAACGCGTAACCAATCTGCTTCTCACAAGTGGCGCATGTGTGGACGGTTCACCTCAGCATGGCAAGTGTAGAACTCTGAGCAATAGGTCAAGAGAGGAGGAAGAGTCGGTACGAGAGATGTTGGAAAATGGTGCTACGATAAACCAGGTGGATGCAAACGGTCGTACATTGCTGTGTAATGCTGCTTACCACGGTAACTTGCAGATCTGTGAGATGTTGATTGCACGTGGTGCTGATCTTGAAGTGGAGGACAAGAGTGGACAGACTGCGTTGAACTTGGGTGCTCGGCAAGGGCATGAGCAGATTGTGAGAACATTGCTGAGGCATGGTGCTAACCCTAACCACATGGACCACGATGGGTGGACTCCACTCAGGTCTGCTGCTTGGGGTGGGCAGGGTGGAGTTGTGTCTGCCCTACTCCAAGCAGGGGCCTCTGTGGACTTTGCAGATACAGATCGAAGAACGGCGCTACGAGCTGCGTCGTGGGGCGGTCATGAAGAAGCGGTGTCCAAACTCCTCGAGCACGGGGCTGACGTAAACAAGGCTGACAACGAGGGACGTACGGCACTCATCGCTGCAGCGTACATGGGCCACAAGGAAATTGTGGAGCACCTGCTGAACCATGGGGCAGAGATCGACCACGAGGATTTAGATGGACGTACAGCCCTGTCTGTAGCTGCGCTGTGTGCGCCTGCCAGCCAGGGCCACGCTGATGTGGTGGAACTCCTGATTGACCGTGGTGCAAATGTCAATCATGAGGACAAGGAAGGAATGACTCCACTGTTAGTGGCAGCATATGAAAACCACACAGATGTCATTGAGCTCCTCCTGGAGAACGATGCTGATGTTGACCACTCAGACAACAATGGTAGAACGCCCCTCCTGGCAGCCGCGTCCATGGGACATGCACAAGTTGTACACCAGCTTCTGTTCTGGGGCGCAGCCGTGGATTCTATCGACACCGAAGGCAGGACTGTGCTCTCCATTGCCTCTGCTCAAGGTAGTGTGGAGGTCGTGCATCTGTTGCTACAGCGAGGGCTGGATGAGATGCATCGTGACAATGCAGGGTGGACTCCCCTTCACATGGCTGCCTTCGAGGGCCACAAGGAGGTTTGCGAGCTGTTGACAGAGCAAGGTGCACGCACAAGTGAGGCTGACAATGATGGTAGGCAGGCACTGATCCTAGCAGCGCAGGAAGGTCACATAGACAGCATCAAGCTTCTGTTAGAGTATGGAGCTGACATTGATCACATGGCTCACGATGGCAGGAATGCGCTGCGAGTGGCTGCCATCGAAGGCCACAAGGACATCATACAGATGCTGATCGAAGGTGGGTCAGAGGTGAACCTCGCTGATGGAGAGGGACGTACAACCCTGTACATCCTAGCGCTGGAGAACAAGCTGGAGATGGCAGAGCTTCTGCTCAAGCACAACGCATATGTGGACTCTACAGACTTGGAGGGAAGATCCCCGCTACATGTAGCGTCCTGGCAGGGGCACACGGACATGGTTCAACTGCTCTTGGACAATGGGGCCAAGGTCAATGGCATGGACAATGAGAGAAGAACGGCTTTGCAATCTGCAGCCTGGCAAGGTCATGCGAAGGTGGTGAAGACTCTGCTGGAGAGAGGTGCTGATGTGGACCACACTTGTAACCAGGGTGCAACAGCCCTGTGCATTGCTGCTCAGGAAGGGCACATTGAGGTGGTGAAAGCCCTGATGCAGTATGGTGCAAACCCTCACCATGCAGACCAGTGTGGGCGCACCCCAATGCGAGTAGCCATCAAAGGGGGTCACCACAACATCAAGAAGCTACTGGAGTCTGTCGGCGCACCCTCAACCAACGGTTACAAGGACATGGGCACTAGGCGAAGCACGTCGTCGTGTGCCACATCCACTAGCTCTGGAAGTGGAACGAGAAACATGAGCGGTGTTGCAACAAACGGTGCTGTAGCATCATCAAGTTCGCCTTCAGAGTCGCCCGACTCCACAATCGACCGCTGCAAGTCTTCGTCTATCTCCAATCAGTCCTCGAAAAGTTCTTCAAACTTGACTTCGTCCACAGTGAGCACGATTCCGATATCAGAAAGCCAACAAGGGCTTACCTTCACCCAGGAGATTCAGAGCACCATGAGCAGAAGTCGACGCGAGAAACCAGAGAGGCCGACGCACCTGCCAGTCAAGTCCAAATATGGTAATTCCCTGCAAAAGGACAAACACATCAAGGACACCATAGTGGAGATCCCACTGACAAGCTTTGACAGCCATTTGAACAACAACAATTCAAACAGTCCAAAGCAAACCAAGAAGCTCCCTCGGAATAAATCACAGCCAGTGATCAACACAAGCCCAAAGCGGCCGGACCTAACCCGGCAAACATCGTGTCCTTCTCCGCTGAAAAACTTTGTGAACGGAAAAAGCAACTCTTCCCCAGCGGAGAACAAGGTGAAGCGGAATGGGATTGTTACGAATCCCAACTGCAGTCCATACCGCAAGTCGCCCAATCCACTGACGGATACGTACGTCTCCCAGCGGAGAATGTCGGACCTTGAATTCAAACAGGCGGTAAAGATCAGCTTCGAGGGGCCCACCACCAGGAATGGCTTCAAGAAGGAGACCCCTCTATGA
- the LOC136436816 gene encoding ankyrin repeat domain-containing protein 50-like isoform X2: MAHSLLQGKRFYCREWAFNKLLHSLENRQAAKTCGALVMGGPGSGKTALSTELVWPTNKDGKQRILHRRLLAYHFCQAHDVRTLSVAEFVLRIVEQLSKSLEIEEYAEKVKDPAIQAVLQPAQVELSPDEAFKRGVLLPLLGINPPTHNCFILVDSVDESYLLETDDKTEGSKTIAELLARHHELFPPWCLLVCSSRKQSKSVNRLFTGFRKVSLDDLRKSHAVRDVQQYILARLDNEEALRVHLNRDTAEMLNQLHIKSNGCFLYLEKVLDGVAENFIMLREIKDIPGTLNGLYLWLCQRLFVKRQFVKIQPILNVMLAARRPLTEMELFDCAWTRNTALTLEEFQRRMDLMSRILLTGRGNTCILFHHSFAEWLLDVKHCTQKYLCNAAEGHGMLAMKYTLFARSLAPIEVQEFAAHLVKSNLVPPLESYHLALWLIWSGAPVKDSLQDGCPLNKRVTNLLLTSGACVDGSPQHGKCRTLSNRSREEEESVREMLENGATINQVDANGRTLLCNAAYHGNLQICEMLIARGADLEVEDKSGQTALNLGARQGHEQIVRTLLRHGANPNHMDHDGWTPLRSAAWGGQGGVVSALLQAGASVDFADTDRRTALRAASWGGHEEAVSKLLEHGADVNKADNEGRTALIAAAYMGHKEIVEHLLNHGAEIDHEDLDGRTALSVAALCAPASQGHADVVELLIDRGANVNHEDKEGMTPLLVAAYENHTDVIELLLENDADVDHSDNNGRTPLLAAASMGHAQVVHQLLFWGAAVDSIDTEGRTVLSIASAQGSVEVVHLLLQRGLDEMHRDNAGWTPLHMAAFEGHKEVCELLTEQGARTSEADNDGRQALILAAQEGHIDSIKLLLEYGADIDHMAHDGRNALRVAAIEGHKDIIQMLIEGGSEVNLADGEGRTTLYILALENKLEMAELLLKHNAYVDSTDLEGRSPLHVASWQGHTDMVQLLLDNGAKVNGMDNERRTALQSAAWQGHAKVVKTLLERGADVDHTCNQGATALCIAAQEGHIEVVKALMQYGANPHHADQCGRTPMRVAIKGGHHNIKKLLESVGAPSTNGYKDMGTRRSTSSCATSTSSGSGTRNMSGVATNGAVASSSSPSESPDSTIDRCKSSSISNQSSKSSSNLTSSTVSTIPISESQQGLTFTQEIQSTMSRSRREKPERPTHLPVKSKYGNSLQKDKHIKDTIVEIPLTSFDSHLNNNNSNSPKQTKKLPRNKSQPVINTSPKRPDLTRQTSCPSPLKNFVNGKSNSSPAENKVKRNGIVTNPNCSPYRKSPNPLTDTYVSQRRMSDLEFKQAVKISFEGPTTRNGFKKETPL, from the coding sequence ATGGCGCATAGTTTACTGCAGGGAAAGCGGTTCTACTGCCGAGAATGGGCCTTCAACAAGCTCCTACATTCGCTTGAGAACCGGCAAGCGGCCAAAACATGCGGGGCGCTAGTCATGGGAGGGCCGGGGAGCGGCAAGACCGCCCTGAGTACCGAGCTCGTCTGGCCGACCAACAAGGACGGGAAACAACGCATCCTACACAGAAGACTTTTGGCTTATCATTTCTGCCAGGCCCACGATGTTCGCACGCTGTCTGTCGCAGAATTCGTGCTCAGAATCGTAGAACAGTTGTCAAAATCACTGGAGATAGAGGAGTACGCGGAAAAGGTGAAAGACCCCGCGATCCAAGCCGTGCTGCAGCCGGCGCAAGTCGAGCTCAGCCCCGACGAGGCCTTCAAGCGGGGCGTGCTTCTACCGCTCCTCGGGATCAACCCACCCACGCACAACTGTTTCATTCTTGTGGACTCAGTTGACGAATCTTATCTCCTTGAAACCGACGATAAGACCGAAGGGAGCAAGACAATCGCGGAACTGTTGGCCCGCCATCACGAACTTTTCCCCCCATGGTGTCTCCTGGTTTGTTCGTCACGAAAGCAGAGCAAATCCGTCAACCGGCTGTTCACTGGCTTCAGAAAGGTCAGCTTGGACGACCTGAGAAAATCCCATGCTGTACGCGATGTGCAACAGTACATCCTTGCCAGGCTGGACAACGAAGAAGCACTCCGTGTGCACCTCAATAGAGACACAGCAGAAATGCTCAACCAACTGCACATCAAGAGCAACGGATGTTTCCTGTACCTGGAAAAGGTGCTGGATGGAGTGGCTGAGAACTTCATCATGTTGAGAGAAATCAAGGACATTCCTGGGACCCTCAATGGATTGTACCTTTGGCTCTGTCAACGTTTGTTTGTCAAAAGGCAGTTTGTGAAAATCCAGCCAATACTGAATGTGATGCTGGCCGCGAGAAGACCGCTGACAGAAATGGAACTGTTTGACTGCGCGTGGACACGTAACACGGCCCTGACACTGGAGGAATTCCAGCGAAGGATGGACCTGATGTCTCGCATCCTCCTCACAGGCAGAGGTAACACCTGCATTCTGTTTCATCATAGTTTTGCTGAGTGGTTGCTCGATGTGAAACACTGTACCCAGAAGTATTTGTGCAATGCGGCGGAGGGACATGGCATGCTGGCAATGAAGTACACATTGTTTGCACGTAGCCTTGCTCCAATAGAGGTGCAAGAGTTCGCCGCTCACCTGGTCAAGAGCAATCTTGTCCCTCCACTTGAAAGTTACCACCTTGCGCTATGGTTGATCTGGAGTGGTGCCCCAGTCAAGGATAGCTTGCAGGACGGTTGCCCGTTGAACAAACGCGTAACCAATCTGCTTCTCACAAGTGGCGCATGTGTGGACGGTTCACCTCAGCATGGCAAGTGTAGAACTCTGAGCAATAGGTCAAGAGAGGAGGAAGAGTCGGTACGAGAGATGTTGGAAAATGGTGCTACGATAAACCAGGTGGATGCAAACGGTCGTACATTGCTGTGTAATGCTGCTTACCACGGTAACTTGCAGATCTGTGAGATGTTGATTGCACGTGGTGCTGATCTTGAAGTGGAGGACAAGAGTGGACAGACTGCGTTGAACTTGGGTGCTCGGCAAGGGCATGAGCAGATTGTGAGAACATTGCTGAGGCATGGTGCTAACCCTAACCACATGGACCACGATGGGTGGACTCCACTCAGGTCTGCTGCTTGGGGTGGGCAGGGTGGAGTTGTGTCTGCCCTACTCCAAGCAGGGGCCTCTGTGGACTTTGCAGATACAGATCGAAGAACGGCGCTACGAGCTGCGTCGTGGGGCGGTCATGAAGAAGCGGTGTCCAAACTCCTCGAGCACGGGGCTGACGTAAACAAGGCTGACAACGAGGGACGTACGGCACTCATCGCTGCAGCGTACATGGGCCACAAGGAAATTGTGGAGCACCTGCTGAACCATGGGGCAGAGATCGACCACGAGGATTTAGATGGACGTACAGCCCTGTCTGTAGCTGCGCTGTGTGCGCCTGCCAGCCAGGGCCACGCTGATGTGGTGGAACTCCTGATTGACCGTGGTGCAAATGTCAATCATGAGGACAAGGAAGGAATGACTCCACTGTTAGTGGCAGCATATGAAAACCACACAGATGTCATTGAGCTCCTCCTGGAGAACGATGCTGATGTTGACCACTCAGACAACAATGGTAGAACGCCCCTCCTGGCAGCCGCGTCCATGGGACATGCACAAGTTGTACACCAGCTTCTGTTCTGGGGCGCAGCCGTGGATTCTATCGACACCGAAGGCAGGACTGTGCTCTCCATTGCCTCTGCTCAAGGTAGTGTGGAGGTCGTGCATCTGTTGCTACAGCGAGGGCTGGATGAGATGCATCGTGACAATGCAGGGTGGACTCCCCTTCACATGGCTGCCTTCGAGGGCCACAAGGAGGTTTGCGAGCTGTTGACAGAGCAAGGTGCACGCACAAGTGAGGCTGACAATGATGGTAGGCAGGCACTGATCCTAGCAGCGCAGGAAGGTCACATAGACAGCATCAAGCTTCTGTTAGAGTATGGAGCTGACATTGATCACATGGCTCACGATGGCAGGAATGCGCTGCGAGTGGCTGCCATCGAAGGCCACAAGGACATCATACAGATGCTGATCGAAGGTGGGTCAGAGGTGAACCTCGCTGATGGAGAGGGACGTACAACCCTGTACATCCTAGCGCTGGAGAACAAGCTGGAGATGGCAGAGCTTCTGCTCAAGCACAACGCATATGTGGACTCTACAGACTTGGAGGGAAGATCCCCGCTACATGTAGCGTCCTGGCAGGGGCACACGGACATGGTTCAACTGCTCTTGGACAATGGGGCCAAGGTCAATGGCATGGACAATGAGAGAAGAACGGCTTTGCAATCTGCAGCCTGGCAAGGTCATGCGAAGGTGGTGAAGACTCTGCTGGAGAGAGGTGCTGATGTGGACCACACTTGTAACCAGGGTGCAACAGCCCTGTGCATTGCTGCTCAGGAAGGGCACATTGAGGTGGTGAAAGCCCTGATGCAGTATGGTGCAAACCCTCACCATGCAGACCAGTGTGGGCGCACCCCAATGCGAGTAGCCATCAAAGGGGGTCACCACAACATCAAGAAGCTACTGGAGTCTGTCGGCGCACCCTCAACCAACGGTTACAAGGACATGGGCACTAGGCGAAGCACGTCGTCGTGTGCCACATCCACTAGCTCTGGAAGTGGAACGAGAAACATGAGCGGTGTTGCAACAAACGGTGCTGTAGCATCATCAAGTTCGCCTTCAGAGTCGCCCGACTCCACAATCGACCGCTGCAAGTCTTCGTCTATCTCCAATCAGTCCTCGAAAAGTTCTTCAAACTTGACTTCGTCCACAGTGAGCACGATTCCGATATCAGAAAGCCAACAAGGGCTTACCTTCACCCAGGAGATTCAGAGCACCATGAGCAGAAGTCGACGCGAGAAACCAGAGAGGCCGACGCACCTGCCAGTCAAGTCCAAATATGGTAATTCCCTGCAAAAGGACAAACACATCAAGGACACCATAGTGGAGATCCCACTGACAAGCTTTGACAGCCATTTGAACAACAACAATTCAAACAGTCCAAAGCAAACCAAGAAGCTCCCTCGGAATAAATCACAGCCAGTGATCAACACAAGCCCAAAGCGGCCGGACCTAACCCGGCAAACATCGTGTCCTTCTCCGCTGAAAAACTTTGTGAACGGAAAAAGCAACTCTTCCCCAGCGGAGAACAAGGTGAAGCGGAATGGGATTGTTACGAATCCCAACTGCAGTCCATACCGCAAGTCGCCCAATCCACTGACGGATACGTACGTCTCCCAGCGGAGAATGTCGGACCTTGAATTCAAACAGGCGGTAAAGATCAGCTTCGAGGGGCCCACCACCAGGAATGGCTTCAAGAAGGAGACCCCTCTATGA